From one Azospirillum ramasamyi genomic stretch:
- the fdxB gene encoding ferredoxin III, nif-specific, protein MAEFLTGTTRGGQSWTPKFVESIDQKQCIGCGRCFKVCGRGVLNMIGLTEDGDFVDAFDDEAEKKVMTVETAANCIGCESCSKVCSKSCITHVPVAA, encoded by the coding sequence ATGGCTGAGTTCCTGACCGGCACCACCCGGGGTGGTCAGAGCTGGACCCCGAAATTCGTCGAGTCCATCGACCAGAAGCAGTGCATCGGCTGCGGCCGCTGCTTCAAGGTCTGCGGGCGCGGCGTGCTGAACATGATCGGCCTGACCGAGGACGGCGATTTCGTCGACGCCTTCGACGACGAGGCCGAGAAGAAGGTGATGACGGTGGAGACGGCGGCCAATTGCATCGGCTGCGAAAGCTGCTCGAAGGTGTGCTCGAAGAGCTGCATCACCCATGTGCCGGTGGCGGCGTGA
- a CDS encoding glutamate--cysteine ligase, whose translation MSAPPTTRGEPITDRRQLVAYLESGSKPAPDWRIGTEHEKFAYRTSDLRPLPYDGPDGIRELLTRMTRFGWQPVEEKGNIIALVQDMANITLEPGGQVELSGAPLETLHQTCAEVHRHLRQVKEVGAELGIAMMGLGFQPKWTRDDIPWMPKGRYKIMRDYMPKVGSLGLDMMTRTCTVQVNLDFASEADMVKKFRVSLALQPIATALFANSPFTEGKPNGFQSYRSHIWTDTDPDRTGDIPFVFEDGFGFERYVDYLLDTPMYFVYRDGAYIDAAGQSFRDFMDGKLPALPGEVPLITDWADHTTTAFPEVRLKKYLEMRGADGGPWRSLCALPALWVGLLYDQAALDAAWDLVKDWTTEERAHLRAEVPRSGLRTGFRDRSVREVALEVVAIARDGLARRARNDNWGDDETHFLDTLQVIAETGRSPADELLEKFNGPWGGSVDPVFKEYAY comes from the coding sequence ATGTCCGCACCCCCGACCACGCGCGGCGAACCCATCACCGACCGCCGCCAACTGGTGGCCTATCTCGAATCCGGCAGCAAGCCGGCGCCGGACTGGCGCATCGGGACCGAGCACGAGAAGTTCGCCTACCGCACCTCCGACCTGCGGCCGCTGCCCTATGACGGGCCGGACGGCATCCGCGAGCTGCTGACCCGCATGACCCGCTTCGGCTGGCAGCCGGTGGAGGAGAAGGGCAACATCATCGCCCTGGTCCAGGACATGGCCAACATCACGCTGGAGCCGGGCGGGCAGGTCGAGCTGTCGGGAGCGCCGCTGGAGACCCTGCACCAGACCTGCGCCGAGGTGCACCGCCACCTGCGCCAGGTGAAGGAGGTCGGGGCGGAACTCGGCATCGCCATGATGGGGCTGGGCTTCCAGCCGAAATGGACGCGCGACGACATCCCCTGGATGCCCAAGGGCCGCTACAAGATCATGCGCGACTACATGCCGAAGGTCGGCTCTCTCGGCCTCGACATGATGACGCGGACCTGTACCGTGCAGGTGAACCTGGACTTCGCGTCCGAAGCCGACATGGTGAAGAAGTTCCGGGTGTCGCTGGCCCTGCAGCCGATCGCGACCGCGCTGTTCGCCAACTCGCCCTTCACCGAGGGCAAGCCGAACGGCTTCCAGAGCTACCGCAGCCACATCTGGACCGACACCGACCCGGACCGCACCGGCGACATCCCCTTCGTGTTCGAGGACGGCTTCGGTTTCGAGCGCTATGTCGACTATCTGCTCGACACGCCGATGTACTTCGTCTACCGCGACGGCGCCTATATCGACGCGGCCGGCCAGTCCTTCCGCGACTTCATGGACGGCAAGTTGCCGGCGCTGCCGGGCGAGGTGCCGCTGATCACCGACTGGGCCGACCACACCACCACGGCCTTCCCGGAAGTGCGGCTGAAGAAGTATCTGGAGATGCGCGGCGCCGATGGCGGCCCGTGGCGCAGCCTGTGCGCCCTGCCGGCCCTGTGGGTCGGACTGCTCTACGATCAGGCGGCGCTGGATGCGGCCTGGGATCTGGTGAAGGACTGGACGACGGAGGAGCGCGCGCATCTGCGCGCCGAGGTGCCTCGGTCAGGCCTGCGTACCGGTTTCCGCGACCGCAGCGTGCGCGAGGTGGCTCTGGAGGTGGTGGCGATCGCCCGCGACGGTCTGGCGCGGCGCGCCCGCAACGACAATTGGGGCGACGACGAGACCCATTTCCTCGACACCCTGCAGGTCATCGCCGAAACCGGCCGCAGCCCCGCCGACGAGCTTCTGGAGAAGTTCAACGGCCCCTGGGGCGGCAGCGTCGATCCCGTGTTCAAGGAGTATGCGTACTGA